One genomic segment of Artemia franciscana unplaced genomic scaffold, ASM3288406v1 PGA_scaffold_58, whole genome shotgun sequence includes these proteins:
- the LOC136042051 gene encoding peptide-N(4)-(N-acetyl-beta-glucosaminyl)asparagine amidase-like isoform X1 — MTKFYVKMEQQLREQFSRVLLYEDKELQQKARSLIPVEILETLVESQIEVLVIDEKVKETDVCRKEVLLNCLLVWFKEDFFSWFDVPKCSNCDLNMYTVGLLTPLPEEFLYGAMRVEGYSCRCGAQFRFPRYNHPEKLLETRTGRCGEWANCFTLMCRALGYETRYVYDFTDHVWTEVYSEKEQRWLHCDPCEGVIDTPLMYEIGWGKSLNYVFAFSKDEVQDVTWRYSSNHGLLRSRRTRISEASLIKCLLNITHERLNTYEWEKKSLVLDRRVRELVEIMFEKKPGDDEKQGRTSGSLAWRMARSETGNSVCPLISSGHVWITNATGTEGKYTIAYGCAENRYTVNGRDTGMSWEDGVFLSESIFRKEEKDWKMVYLARKSGTAFGKIAWKFKTETNEVIFRKVELKLPITIFEKGEATLSVLAADQTMLEKKIKSSFTEISFLDLNDSKEVTVELQLFGSSGDCAWQHSQLCRKSLNENNSTGDLIIALYVESENK; from the exons attttATGTAAAGATGGAACAACAACTAAGAGAACAGTTTTCACGTGTCCTTTTATATGAAGATAAAGAATTGCAACAGAAAGCTAGAAGCCTGATCCCAGTAGAGATCCTAGAAACATTGGTAGAGTCCCAAATAGAAGTTCTGGTGATAGATgaaaaagtgaaagaaactgATGTGTGTAGGAAAGAAGTTTTGCTAAATTGCCTCTTGGTGTGGtttaaagaagattttttttcgtgGTTTGATGTTCCTAAATGTTCTAATTGTGACTTGAACATGTATACTGTGGGCTTACTAACACCTTTACCAGAGGAATTTCTCTATGGAGCTATGAGAGTTGAAG GCTATTCGTGTAGATGTGGAGCTCAGTTTCGATTCCCACGCTATAACCATCcagaaaaattattagaaaccCGAACTGGACGATGTGGAGAATGGGCcaactgttttactttaatgTGTAGAGCTCTCGGATATGAAACCCGCTATGTATACGACTTTACAGATCATGTGTGGACAGAGGTGTATtctgaaaaagaacaaagatGGCTTCACTGCGATCCTTGTGAAGGTGTTATTGATACACCTTTGATGTATGAAATTGGATGGGGAAAAAGTCTGAattatgtttttgctttttcgAAAGACGAAGTGCAAGATGTTACTTGGCGCTATTCCAGCAACCATGGTTTGCTCAGATCAAGAAGAACACGGATTAGTGAAGCCTCACTAATTAAATGCTTATTAAACATTACTCATGAAAGACTTAACACTTATGAGTGGGAAAAAAAGAGTTTAGTTTTAGATAGAAGAGTAAGAGAACTCGTTGAAATTATGTTTGAAAAGAAGCCTGGGGATGACGAGAAACAAGGAAGAACCAGTGGCTCGTTGGCGTGGAGAATGGCCCGCAGTGAAACTGGCAA CTCTGTCTGTCCTTTAATATCATCTGGTCATGTTTGGATTACAAATGCAACCGGTACAGAAGGCAAATATACAATAGCCTATGGCTGTGCTGAAAATAGGTACACGGTGAATGGTAGAGATACTGGTATGTCTTGGGAAGATGGCGTGTTCCTTTCCGAGTCAATTTTTCGTAAGGAGGAGAAAGACTGGAAGATGGTTTATCTTGCTAGGAAAA GTGGTACTGCATTTGGCAAAATAGCTTGGAAATTCAAGACCGAAACGAATGAGGTTATTTTTAGAAAGGTTGAATTGAAGCTGCCTattactatttttgaaaaaggagaagctACATTAAGCGTGTTAGCTGCCGATCAAACAATgctggagaaaaaaattaagagtagTTTTACAG AGATTTCATTTCTTGATTTAAATGATTCCAAGGAAGTAACAGTTGAACTACAATTGTTTGGAAGCTCCGGTGACTGTGCGTGGCAACACTCTCAACTGTGTagaaaatcactaaatgaaaataatagcaCCGGAGATTTGATCATAGCTTTGTATGTAGAAAGTGAAAACAAGTGA
- the LOC136042051 gene encoding peptide-N(4)-(N-acetyl-beta-glucosaminyl)asparagine amidase-like isoform X2 → MEQQLREQFSRVLLYEDKELQQKARSLIPVEILETLVESQIEVLVIDEKVKETDVCRKEVLLNCLLVWFKEDFFSWFDVPKCSNCDLNMYTVGLLTPLPEEFLYGAMRVEGYSCRCGAQFRFPRYNHPEKLLETRTGRCGEWANCFTLMCRALGYETRYVYDFTDHVWTEVYSEKEQRWLHCDPCEGVIDTPLMYEIGWGKSLNYVFAFSKDEVQDVTWRYSSNHGLLRSRRTRISEASLIKCLLNITHERLNTYEWEKKSLVLDRRVRELVEIMFEKKPGDDEKQGRTSGSLAWRMARSETGNSVCPLISSGHVWITNATGTEGKYTIAYGCAENRYTVNGRDTGMSWEDGVFLSESIFRKEEKDWKMVYLARKSGTAFGKIAWKFKTETNEVIFRKVELKLPITIFEKGEATLSVLAADQTMLEKKIKSSFTEISFLDLNDSKEVTVELQLFGSSGDCAWQHSQLCRKSLNENNSTGDLIIALYVESENK, encoded by the exons ATGGAACAACAACTAAGAGAACAGTTTTCACGTGTCCTTTTATATGAAGATAAAGAATTGCAACAGAAAGCTAGAAGCCTGATCCCAGTAGAGATCCTAGAAACATTGGTAGAGTCCCAAATAGAAGTTCTGGTGATAGATgaaaaagtgaaagaaactgATGTGTGTAGGAAAGAAGTTTTGCTAAATTGCCTCTTGGTGTGGtttaaagaagattttttttcgtgGTTTGATGTTCCTAAATGTTCTAATTGTGACTTGAACATGTATACTGTGGGCTTACTAACACCTTTACCAGAGGAATTTCTCTATGGAGCTATGAGAGTTGAAG GCTATTCGTGTAGATGTGGAGCTCAGTTTCGATTCCCACGCTATAACCATCcagaaaaattattagaaaccCGAACTGGACGATGTGGAGAATGGGCcaactgttttactttaatgTGTAGAGCTCTCGGATATGAAACCCGCTATGTATACGACTTTACAGATCATGTGTGGACAGAGGTGTATtctgaaaaagaacaaagatGGCTTCACTGCGATCCTTGTGAAGGTGTTATTGATACACCTTTGATGTATGAAATTGGATGGGGAAAAAGTCTGAattatgtttttgctttttcgAAAGACGAAGTGCAAGATGTTACTTGGCGCTATTCCAGCAACCATGGTTTGCTCAGATCAAGAAGAACACGGATTAGTGAAGCCTCACTAATTAAATGCTTATTAAACATTACTCATGAAAGACTTAACACTTATGAGTGGGAAAAAAAGAGTTTAGTTTTAGATAGAAGAGTAAGAGAACTCGTTGAAATTATGTTTGAAAAGAAGCCTGGGGATGACGAGAAACAAGGAAGAACCAGTGGCTCGTTGGCGTGGAGAATGGCCCGCAGTGAAACTGGCAA CTCTGTCTGTCCTTTAATATCATCTGGTCATGTTTGGATTACAAATGCAACCGGTACAGAAGGCAAATATACAATAGCCTATGGCTGTGCTGAAAATAGGTACACGGTGAATGGTAGAGATACTGGTATGTCTTGGGAAGATGGCGTGTTCCTTTCCGAGTCAATTTTTCGTAAGGAGGAGAAAGACTGGAAGATGGTTTATCTTGCTAGGAAAA GTGGTACTGCATTTGGCAAAATAGCTTGGAAATTCAAGACCGAAACGAATGAGGTTATTTTTAGAAAGGTTGAATTGAAGCTGCCTattactatttttgaaaaaggagaagctACATTAAGCGTGTTAGCTGCCGATCAAACAATgctggagaaaaaaattaagagtagTTTTACAG AGATTTCATTTCTTGATTTAAATGATTCCAAGGAAGTAACAGTTGAACTACAATTGTTTGGAAGCTCCGGTGACTGTGCGTGGCAACACTCTCAACTGTGTagaaaatcactaaatgaaaataatagcaCCGGAGATTTGATCATAGCTTTGTATGTAGAAAGTGAAAACAAGTGA